Part of the Paenibacillus aurantius genome, AAGCGTGAGCTGGCGGAGCAGACTGAAGAAAGTCGCGCTGCTCGCGAGACCGGACACCTTCACCTCGCCGCCCTTCTCGAACACCTTCAGCACCTCATCCTGCTCGACGCTCTCTAGCGCCTGGAACGACTTGTTGTATTTCTTCATGGAATAGTCCCTCAACGCCCCAAGGCCGGCGAGAAAAAGGTCGTTCCGCTTCAGCCGGGCCTGGTAGCCCTGGGTTTCTTCTCCCGGCTGGAAAGGCCCCATCATGTACTCCCTGGCGTTCACGCCCCACTGGCCGGCCAGCTGATGGTCGATATAGTACGCGACGCCAAGCTCCTTCGCCCCGGGTCCGGCATCGTCCTTTGGAAAAATGCGCTCGGCCGCCGCCTCCGTGATCTGAAAGGCCTCCTGGGTGAAAAACATAAGGGCCTGCTGGTAGGGGCCCTTGTTCGCTTCTTTCTGCGGCGGCGTCGTCTTCGGCTTGTCCTTCACCGTATCGCCGATGATTCCGGCGAGCACGCCCCCTGCCATGAGGCCGCCCAGAGCAACACCGGAGTTTAGCAGGAACCGCCTTCTGGACTCATCCTGCGGCTTGGATTTGGGATCAACCGGCAATGGACTCCCTCCTTTAACGGATTATTAAACATGCGAATAGTAAGCATGCTTACTAATGAGTAACCTTAATACTTATTAGTGAAACAGCCGGAACGAAAAGAGCCGCCGTAATGAAGCCACGGCGGCTGGTGGATGCGAAGCTTGGATAGGGGAACGGTTACCGGCGCCCTTTCCGCTTGAGCGCGCCTAACCCTAGAACAGCGAGAGCCGCGCCTGCCGCCGTCGCCAGCCACCGGAGCTTGCCCCAAATGGTCTCTCCCCATACCGGGGACCCGGAATCGGGCTTCTGGACGGTCACGTTCCGCTGCGCCGCAAAGCTCTGCAGCCGTTCCTCCAGCGAAGCCGTCTCCCCGTGAGGAAGTCCGACCATGACCTGGCCGTTCCGTACGGGAGAGGCCGTTCTCCACTGGGGCTCGAGCAGGCGAAGCCTCGGCGGAACGTCCGCCAGGAAGAACACATAGGCTTCGCCCGTCTTGAATCTCATGGAGAAATCCGGACAGGAGTACGGGGGGGCCGGCCGGCTGTCCTCCGTTCGCGGCAGATGAACCAGGCGCGGCGCGGGGCCCGGTCCCGCATAGGAGATCACCTGGAGGATGGCGGCGCGGCGGTCCGAATGGACGGCCGTCACCTTGCCGTAAACCATCGCCTTCGCCCGGTATGCCTCCTCGAAGGTCCAAGGGGCCGGGGAGCAGGCATAGGCGGGCGCTTGGTTTAATATGATGCCTAGAAGAAGCCCGGCCGGAACGAGCCATCGGAGCCGAATCTTTTTCATCCCACTCTTCCCCTTTCGGAGAGAAAAAATCATTCCAACGATTCTAGCCGTTGCCGCGTCCGGCGGGCTCCCTCATACTGGAGATATCCGCATCTCCCAAGCCAAAAGGAGGTTGGTTCCCATGACCGCTTACGAGAAGCCGGCTTTGTCCCTCCCGGAGGCAGAGCGTTTCCTGGAGGATCATTATTCCGCTCCGGTAGAGAAAGTCACTCCTGTCGACGGCGGCAACTTGAGCCGGGTTTTCTTCTTCGACATCGGCGGAGAAGGCCGTGTTCTCCGGTTCTCGGATCTTCCCCAGGGCTTCGCCCTGCAACACGTGATGTCGGAGCGCCTGCGCTCCCAAGGCGTGAACTACCAGCGCTTTCTCGAGTACGGCACCTTCGGGACCTTGACCTATTCCATCGCCGAGCGGATCGAGGGCACGATGCTCATTAACGCGCCGGAGGGCGTCCAGCGCGATCTCCTGCCCGCCGTCGCGGAGCGGATTACCCGGCTTAACCGGGTGGAGATCGGGGATTCGCACGGCTACGGCTGGGTCCAGACGGACGGCAGCGGCTCCTACCCTACCTGGCGGGACTACCTCGTGGACTTCTTCGGAGACAACCAGACCGGAACATTCTGGGAGAATTGGACCGACCTCTTCCGTACCTCCGTGCTGGAGAGGGAGGTGTTCGACGAGTGCTACGCGCGCCTGATGGCCTACAGCAAATACAACGAGCCGTACCGCTTCCTCGTGCATAACGACTCCCACCCGTGGAATCTCCTGACCGACGGCCGGACCCTCACCGGCCTGCTGGACGGCAACTTTATTTACGGCGACTTCCTGATCGATCTGACCATTGTCGAGCGCAGCCTGCCCTCCCTGCCGGTGACCGCAACGTTTCGGGCCGAATACGAGAAGCAGGGGCTCCTCCTGCCGGATTTTGAAGAGCGGCTCATCGGCGCCCATTATTACAAGGGACTGGACGGCCTGCGGTTTTTTGCCAAAATGGGCTGGACGCCCGCTTACGAGCACACCCGGGATTACTTGCTGTCACTTGTTAAAGGATAACCCCAAAAGACCCTCTTCCCTTAGGGAGGAGGGCCTTTTCTTTGATCCGGGAACTCCCTCACGATCCCGGCAGTTCCCCGTATTCCTTCTTCAGAATGTCCTTCAGCCGGCTGGCCCGGGCTTCGCTGATCCGGTAAGTGGTCCCCGTGTCGGGAAGTTTCATCAAGGTTCCCGTTCCATAACGTTCGTCCACCCAGAGGTAGTACAGCCGGCCGCCGCCTAACGTGAAGAGGTTAGGGTGGGACCGCCATATCCGCCTTCCCCGGCTGCTTACGGGCGAACCGGACGGCATAGGCGAAGGTCCTTACCTTCTCGCGGTCCGTGATGACCCGTTCCGTATCCGGCTGAGCCTCTCCGAACCTGACCATCTTCTCTACCACGACCCGTTCCGGGATCCGGAACAGGAAGAAGGCGGCCACGGCCAAGCCCAGGCCCGCTATCACCAGCAGGGTCACAACCAAGCGTCGGTTGGATGGCTCGATCGGCTTTCACTCCCTTCGTATGGGGTTAGGACGGGTGTGTGCAGAATAACCCGCGTCCCGCCAGGGTTTTTCCCTTCGGAGAATATATCCCTTAAGACGTTACCCGGCTTCGAAAGGTTGCGAAGGTCAGGCGGGGACAGCAAAGAACCGGCCACAGGGCCGGAGGCTCCGTTGCCGGTTACTTGTAGATTTCCTTAATAATGTCCTCGATGTTCGGTTCCTTCAGCTGCAAATCCACCACGGTGTTATGCCGGGTCAGCAAAGTCACGGCTTCGCCTGCCGGGATCCGGTCCTCGCGGAAGAGAATTTGTTTACGCGGCCCTTCCTCGTGCAGGAGGACCAGACGCTCATCGGCAAGAACAAGGGGCTGGTCACCCGCCAGCTCAACGGATAGGAGGTGGCCGGGGCTGAAGGTATGCTTGAACTCTGTAAGAGCCCCATCGTACAGGATGCTTCCCTGGTTGATCAGGACGATTCGGTTGCAGATCTGTTCAATGTCGTCCATATCGTGTGTGGTCAGAATGACCGTCGTTCCCTTCTCCTTGTTCACTTCCCGGATAAAAGAGCGGATGCGGCTCTTGGCGATGACATCGAGGCCAATGGTCGGTTCGTCCAGATAGACGATCTTCGGATCATGCAGCAGGGCGACCGCCAGATCCGCCCGCATTTTCTGGCCCAGGCTGAGCTGCCGGACCGGACGGTCCAGAAATTCCTGCATCGCGAGAAGCTCGATATAGAAATCGACGTTGCGGCGGAAGACGGCGTCATCAATTTTGTACATTTTACGGTACAGGTCAAAGGTATCCCTCATGGGAAGATCCCAGTACAGCTGGGAGCGCTGGCCGAAGACAACCCCAATGTCCCGGGCGTTCTCCTTCCTCTGCCGATAAGGAACCCGCCCCGCCACCTGAACACTCCCGGAAGTAGGCGTCAAGATGCCCGCCAACAGCTTGATGGTGGTTGATTTGCCCGCTCCATTCGGTCCGATATAGCCCACGAGTTCGCCTTCCCGGATCGACAGGTTGATTTCCTTCAAGGCCTGCTTGGTGTCATACTCCCGCGACACAAGCGATTTTACCGTATTCCAAAAGCCTTCCTGCCTCTTGACGATTTGAAAGCTTTTGGACAAGTTCTTCAATTCAATCAAAGCCATCCTGGCTGCCTCCTACGAACCCGTACTGCGGTATCGGGTAATGCCAAACTTCCAGAACGCGTAGGCGCCCAGGAACAGAACGATGCCGACCAGCGGCGTTAGAAGCGGAACCCCCGGCTGCAACACCCCTTCTCCCGCCTTTCCCAACAGATGCTGGGCCGGGTAGAAGTTAATAAAGGCGAAGGGAAGGACCAGCGTAAGAAGGATCTGAATGGTCCAGTGGTAGGCCGTTAGCGGGTACCGCACGAATTCCTTCAAATCGAAAACCAGGCTCACCAGACTGTTATTCTGAACCATCCAGAAAGCGGGAACCGACGTGAAAATGAAAAGGGACGCTTGAATCAGAGCCCCTCCGAGCAGGGTGAGAACCAGGAATAAGAGGTTGCCCGGGTCCATGGAAAGCTCCAGCTTGCGGATGCAAACCATCATGACCGTCAAGGCCACTCCCAAATTACTGAAGTACCCGGTGCTGAACTCGCGGCTTAGCAAATAAAGAAACGGATTAAGCGGTTTGGTCAGAATTTCATCGAACTCCCCTGTCTGGATGCGGCGGGGCAGGTAGGTAAAGGGATGATAGAAGAAAAATCCGGCAAGCGCATAAGAGGCCAAATTCAAGCCGTACAGCAGAAGCACTTCATAAGGCCCCCATCCCGCTATCGATTGAAACCGGTCCACCAGAATCCAGATGAGGCAAACTTCCACGGTCCACAGGGACGCCTTGGACAAGGTTATGATCCAGAAGGGGCCGCGGAACTGCGCCATGCCTTTTAGCTTCATCTTTACGAACTGCCCGTATAGCGGAAAATAGTCCATCTCCCCTTCACCCTCCGAAAACGTCGATATGAGTTTGAGCCCTTCTCCACATCCATTTCTCCAAGCCGAGCAGCAGGAGCATCCAAACCAGCTGACCGCCGATGATTAAGCCTGCTTCCGTTAGGGTCTTTTTGCCGAGGTAAATGGCGATTGGCTGAAACGAAACCAGGTGAAAAGGAAGCAGCAGGCTGATCTTGTACAGCGGCTCGGGATAGAACCACAATGGCACGAAGGATCCGGCAAAAAGACTGATGACGGCACCGGTGATGAAGTTGATGAAGAACGCCGTTTTGAGCCAGATCGCCAGGAGGCCGAACAAGTAGTTGATTTGATTCATGAGGGCGATGCCAAGCAGGAGGCTGATGACGAACAGCGGAAACCGAAACGGCTCCCCCGGTACGGCGAACCCCCACAACAAAGCCGCGGCAGCCGCAGCCGGGAGCGTGGAGAAGAGAAAGCCGAATACATTCTCTCCGATTTGATCGGCCAGGAAATAGCCTTTCAACGTGATGGGGCGGATCAGATCCAGGCTGATGGCTCCGTTCTCCACCCGCTCCCCGATCTTCTGGCCGATTCTCGACCGGATTAGCGACTGGATGGCCATGTTCAGAACGAGAAATTGGAGCATGTTCTCGTAGGTGATGCCGTTCACTTCCGTCTTCCCCGCATACAAAGCCTTCCAGACGCTGATCAGAATAAGAAGGCCGAGAAAGGAGCTGACGATCATCATGTAGGCATTCAGTCGGTAAATGAACCGCTGCCGAAACGCTTGCTTGGCGAATTCCAAATAGATGGACATTGACGTTATTTCCTTCCCATAGGCCCGATCTGTAAAACTATACCATTATCATACCTGTATTTAGTTAAACTTGAAATACCTTTCTTTTCACAATTCCTTTTTCATAGAAAAAGCACCCGGCCTCGGGGCCGAATGCTCCTTATTCCCAATGCTTTTCCAAAGCTTCTTGGCTCGGGACGAACCCATGCCGCTCATAGAAAGCCCCGCTCGCCTCGCTCGGCCACAGCACGAGGAACTCGACCTCATGCTCCTTCGACCACCCTTCCATCGCCTGGTGAATTTGACCGCCGAGTCCCCGGCTCCGGTAGCCGGGCCGCGTGTAGACATTGGTCACGTACCCGAAATACGGATCGGGGCTTTTGCCGGGGCGCGGAACCTTATGGATGAGCTGCAGGTACATATGGGAGACGAGCCTCCCTTCCGCCTCTGCCACCCAGATGAACCAGTTCCCGCTGCCCAGC contains:
- a CDS encoding gluconate 2-dehydrogenase subunit 3 family protein, producing MPVDPKSKPQDESRRRFLLNSGVALGGLMAGGVLAGIIGDTVKDKPKTTPPQKEANKGPYQQALMFFTQEAFQITEAAAERIFPKDDAGPGAKELGVAYYIDHQLAGQWGVNAREYMMGPFQPGEETQGYQARLKRNDLFLAGLGALRDYSMKKYNKSFQALESVEQDEVLKVFEKGGEVKVSGLASSATFFSLLRQLTLEGVYADPMYSGNADMQGWRMRSYPGAKMSYINDIEKDKFIKYDPVSLHSMM
- a CDS encoding phosphotransferase family protein yields the protein MTAYEKPALSLPEAERFLEDHYSAPVEKVTPVDGGNLSRVFFFDIGGEGRVLRFSDLPQGFALQHVMSERLRSQGVNYQRFLEYGTFGTLTYSIAERIEGTMLINAPEGVQRDLLPAVAERITRLNRVEIGDSHGYGWVQTDGSGSYPTWRDYLVDFFGDNQTGTFWENWTDLFRTSVLEREVFDECYARLMAYSKYNEPYRFLVHNDSHPWNLLTDGRTLTGLLDGNFIYGDFLIDLTIVERSLPSLPVTATFRAEYEKQGLLLPDFEERLIGAHYYKGLDGLRFFAKMGWTPAYEHTRDYLLSLVKG
- a CDS encoding ABC transporter ATP-binding protein: MALIELKNLSKSFQIVKRQEGFWNTVKSLVSREYDTKQALKEINLSIREGELVGYIGPNGAGKSTTIKLLAGILTPTSGSVQVAGRVPYRQRKENARDIGVVFGQRSQLYWDLPMRDTFDLYRKMYKIDDAVFRRNVDFYIELLAMQEFLDRPVRQLSLGQKMRADLAVALLHDPKIVYLDEPTIGLDVIAKSRIRSFIREVNKEKGTTVILTTHDMDDIEQICNRIVLINQGSILYDGALTEFKHTFSPGHLLSVELAGDQPLVLADERLVLLHEEGPRKQILFREDRIPAGEAVTLLTRHNTVVDLQLKEPNIEDIIKEIYK
- a CDS encoding ABC transporter permease produces the protein MDYFPLYGQFVKMKLKGMAQFRGPFWIITLSKASLWTVEVCLIWILVDRFQSIAGWGPYEVLLLYGLNLASYALAGFFFYHPFTYLPRRIQTGEFDEILTKPLNPFLYLLSREFSTGYFSNLGVALTVMMVCIRKLELSMDPGNLLFLVLTLLGGALIQASLFIFTSVPAFWMVQNNSLVSLVFDLKEFVRYPLTAYHWTIQILLTLVLPFAFINFYPAQHLLGKAGEGVLQPGVPLLTPLVGIVLFLGAYAFWKFGITRYRSTGS
- a CDS encoding ABC transporter permease, with translation MSIYLEFAKQAFRQRFIYRLNAYMMIVSSFLGLLILISVWKALYAGKTEVNGITYENMLQFLVLNMAIQSLIRSRIGQKIGERVENGAISLDLIRPITLKGYFLADQIGENVFGFLFSTLPAAAAAALLWGFAVPGEPFRFPLFVISLLLGIALMNQINYLFGLLAIWLKTAFFINFITGAVISLFAGSFVPLWFYPEPLYKISLLLPFHLVSFQPIAIYLGKKTLTEAGLIIGGQLVWMLLLLGLEKWMWRRAQTHIDVFGG
- a CDS encoding GNAT family N-acetyltransferase, whose product is MAVIRLADPNDIDALAQMRWDYSVEETGTQGLDREEFLRTCTGFLEKALGSGNWFIWVAEAEGRLVSHMYLQLIHKVPRPGKSPDPYFGYVTNVYTRPGYRSRGLGGQIHQAMEGWSKEHEVEFLVLWPSEASGAFYERHGFVPSQEALEKHWE